Below is a genomic region from Vibrio pomeroyi.
TGACAACAGCATCTATCGATAGAGAGTGGCAGCGCTTTACACCCAACGAACGTGTGGCTCGATTCGCCGTTTACCTCAGCCTAGTGTGTGCCATCGTGTGGTCTTGGCAGACAGTAGAAGTGATCCCTGAGTTCCTTTATGACGCGCCCGCTCAGTTTGCGGATATGTTCGAGCGAATGGTGCCAATGGACTATGGTTTCTACCCAGAATCGATCCATGCGGCGATGATAGAAACATTACACATCGCGACGTTGGGGACACTGTTTACTTTGGTATTTGCGATTCCTTTGGCGTTGTTGAACGCACCAAACATTACACCGAATAAAGCGTTGAACTGGATCGCTCAATTCTTCCTCGTGTCTTCACGGTCAGTGAACTCGCTGGTTTGGGCATTACTGTTTATCGCATTGTTTGGCCCCGGTGTTCTCGCAGGCATCATGGCAATTGCAATTCGCAGTATCGGCTTTGTAGGGAAGCTGTTAGCGGAAGCCATTGCCGAAGTGAACATGGGGCCTATTGAAGCTTTACGCGCAACGGGTGCTTCGTGGATGAGTATCTT
It encodes:
- the phnE gene encoding phosphonate ABC transporter, permease protein PhnE, with the translated sequence MTTASIDREWQRFTPNERVARFAVYLSLVCAIVWSWQTVEVIPEFLYDAPAQFADMFERMVPMDYGFYPESIHAAMIETLHIATLGTLFTLVFAIPLALLNAPNITPNKALNWIAQFFLVSSRSVNSLVWALLFIALFGPGVLAGIMAIAIRSIGFVGKLLAEAIAEVNMGPIEALRATGASWMSILLKGYWPQVMPAFYSIVLFRWDINVRESAVLGLVGAGGIGVVLNDAQNLFEWQKVSMVLVSIFAVVIVAEAVVIHIRNKLI